The Syntrophobotulus glycolicus DSM 8271 DNA window AATCACCATATCCAACTCATCACAGCCCATATTTAGCAATTCCTTCGCCTGAAAAACCTTGGCGGCGGTTGTATCACATCCGGACGGAAATCCTACGGTCCCGCCAACCATGATCTCCGGTTCATCCTTTAATTGTTCAATCAAATATGCTGTGAAACTGGGCAAAGCAAAAATACAAATAAATTGATGCGTTTTGGCAGCAGCAATCATTTTATCGATTTCTTCCAGCCTATGATGAGATTTTACACAGCTGATATCTATTATTCTGGGAAGATCAGATACAGATAAATTTTTCATCCTGCCATCTCCCTCTTATTTGTAGCGCCCGCTCATAGAAACCTCAAGCTCATATTGATCTCCAAGGATACTGACTTGATCGACACAAACAGGTTTTTGATCTTTATAACAAATTCGGCGGATACAAAGAAGGGCAGTACCCGGAGCCACGCAAAGCATTTCTGAATCTGTAAAATCAGCAGGCTTTGCATATATTTTGTCTTTTGCCGCGTCAATCTCGATCTGATATTTTTGTTCTAAAAATTGATAAAGCGCTGAAAACTGATTCGTATATTGTTCAATATTGGGAACTGTATGGTAGGGAATGTAATTTTTCATGATCACTACAGGTTTTTCATCAGCCAGTTGGATTCTTTGCACACGTGCCAATAAGTCCCCCTGCATCACTTGGAGTTCTTGCGCCAATTTTTCCGTTGCCCCAACCGTGTCAATATACATACTTTTGGTCCGGACAATATACCCCTTTCTCCTTAACGATTCAGTGACAGAGGTTACTTTGTTCAGATCCTGCTTTGTTTTGAAGTCCATCACTGTGGTGCCCCGGCCTTGCTTAATTGAAACCAAACCATCTTGTGCAAGCAATTCCATAGCACGCCGCACCGTTGAACGGCTGACATGAAAAATCTTTTCAAGCTCAGATTCAGTAGGAAGCAATTCTCCGATCAAATATTTACCCTGTTTAATGTCGTTTTTCACCAGATCATACATTGCCCTATATGAAGGTATTTTGCTCATAGCATAGCCCCTTTTCTTCAATTACCATAATCTTAACATTAAAATCATTCCAGGTGAATAAGCCGTCCAAAGCAGAAAAGATGTCTTATGCTGAATTTTTATTTATGATACGGCTCACCTCTGCTGATCCGGCACGCCCGGTAAAGCTGTTCCAGCAACAGCATTCTCATCAGCTGGTGGGGAAACGTCAGCTTGGAAAATGACCAGCGAAAATCCGCTCTTGCCCGCACCTCATCAGATACGCCCAGTGATCCTCCGATCACAAAGCAAATCCTGCTTTGTCCCTGTAATGCTTTATCTTCAAGAAATTCGGCCAGCCCTGCGGAATCCAGCTGGCTGCCGTCAAGATCAAGCAGGACCACATAATCCTGTGCTGTTAAAGTTTTGAGGATCTTATCCCCTTCTTTGCGTTTAATTTTTTCCTCTTCGGCTTGTAAGCTTTTCTCCGGACATGGCTCATCACCCAGTTCCTCAATTTGGATCTTTAAATAACCGCCAAGACGCTTAAGATATTCCTTGATCCCGTCCTGCAAATATTTCTCCCGTATTTTTCCGACAGCCGTTATTTTGACCTGAAGCATCGTTCTCTCCCCCCTCGCTTTAAACTTTTCCGGACTCTTTTTGTAAAAGCAGGAGCGTAAGGCTTAATCTCTAAAATACAGATAAGATACTTTGAGCAGCATGCAAAAGAAGGGGATCAAAAATTACCCCTGCTCCATTTTCCATAATTTTCACTGCTTCTTTGTGTGTCAGCGCTTTACGGTATGGTCTGTCCTCAGTTAAAGCAACAAAAACATCAGCAATTGTCATCAGGCGGGCTCCTATATCGAGAGCGGAAGAATCCAGACAAAAAGGATATCCCTGTCCATCAAGCCTTTCATGATGGTAGGAAGCCCAACCAACAACATTAGGCGGAAACCCCGCTGCTGTAAGCAGTTTATAAGTATAATAGGCGTGACCCTTAATTATTCTGATTTCTTCAGGCTCAAGTGACTCCGGTTTATCTAAAATAGCGGTGGGAATAGCCAATTTGCCTAAATCGTGCAACAAACCGGCAATTTTGATTTCTTCTTGTTTCTCCTGTTCAAATTCCATCTTCTGTGCCAAAGCCAATACGATATCCGCTACCCGCCGGGAATGCAAAGATGTAAAAGCACTTTTACGGTCAATTAAAAAAGCAAAAGTGCGGGCTAATTCCCAAACAAATTCTTCACCAAACAGATCATCATTAATATCCGAAAGCCGGACCTCAAATTCTCCATGGCCGGCCAACAAACGCCTCAACGATATGTCCAGCAAGTTACCGTCTAAAAGATCAAGCCAAAACGCTTCTTCTTTTGCCAAACGGATAAACATTTGAGCCGGTCGAGAGTAGAACTCCCGATCTATCCTCTCCTGAACATTCCCGATCAGCTTCTGTCTGTCAGCAATGGTATGATTTTTCCTGCCCATAAGGAGATCTACCTTATCAGCCAAAGAAATAATCTGAGATATCACCGGAGGATCACTCAGCGGATCAATCTTAGACCATTCACTTAAAGCGGGAATATCATGATGAAACTTTATCGCCGTTTCCAAAATATCTCCGCCGGGAAAATTCCTGACAATTTCGGCTCCGAGCTCACAGTGTTCTTTCATCATCGCATGATT harbors:
- the rlmH gene encoding 23S rRNA (pseudouridine(1915)-N(3))-methyltransferase RlmH encodes the protein MLQVKITAVGKIREKYLQDGIKEYLKRLGGYLKIQIEELGDEPCPEKSLQAEEEKIKRKEGDKILKTLTAQDYVVLLDLDGSQLDSAGLAEFLEDKALQGQSRICFVIGGSLGVSDEVRARADFRWSFSKLTFPHQLMRMLLLEQLYRACRISRGEPYHK
- a CDS encoding HD domain-containing phosphohydrolase; translation: MSLNTAEKMIRRIWSFSRALDLALVDDEIKRGLKLNIGERHGERVGYISLRIGMMMGYKGKDLLLLLIAGLVHDIGAVGCFMDCHRDNHAMMKEHCELGAEIVRNFPGGDILETAIKFHHDIPALSEWSKIDPLSDPPVISQIISLADKVDLLMGRKNHTIADRQKLIGNVQERIDREFYSRPAQMFIRLAKEEAFWLDLLDGNLLDISLRRLLAGHGEFEVRLSDINDDLFGEEFVWELARTFAFLIDRKSAFTSLHSRRVADIVLALAQKMEFEQEKQEEIKIAGLLHDLGKLAIPTAILDKPESLEPEEIRIIKGHAYYTYKLLTAAGFPPNVVGWASYHHERLDGQGYPFCLDSSALDIGARLMTIADVFVALTEDRPYRKALTHKEAVKIMENGAGVIFDPLLLHAAQSILSVF
- a CDS encoding GntR family transcriptional regulator, whose product is MSKIPSYRAMYDLVKNDIKQGKYLIGELLPTESELEKIFHVSRSTVRRAMELLAQDGLVSIKQGRGTTVMDFKTKQDLNKVTSVTESLRRKGYIVRTKSMYIDTVGATEKLAQELQVMQGDLLARVQRIQLADEKPVVIMKNYIPYHTVPNIEQYTNQFSALYQFLEQKYQIEIDAAKDKIYAKPADFTDSEMLCVAPGTALLCIRRICYKDQKPVCVDQVSILGDQYELEVSMSGRYK